A genome region from Dolichospermum compactum NIES-806 includes the following:
- a CDS encoding cytochrome P450, translating to MRILPGPKVPSTIQVLNWIFRPMPYMVECAKKYGDLFTIKLQSHLPPILFVHSPEAIQQILSNDHKDLEAPGELNSIFEYLLGKNSVICLSGKEHQRQRQLIMPPFHGERMRNYAELIENITIKVFNRQQKNQAFNTRDVTQDITLQVMMEAVFGIYEGERAGKLKHLLCEILEQGSTPWRVIFLYFPKFKEMLGISEIWKRQMKKQEQADKLIYQEIQERRENFDPQRTDILNLLMSAKDENDQPMTDAELRDELMTLLVAGHETTATAISWAFYWIHKLPEVREKLLTELDSLGENPDSNTIFKLPYLTAVCNETLRIYPVAMLTFPRKVKTPISICGYQLEPGTVIMGSIYLTHHREDIYPQPEKFNPERFLERQFSPYEFLPFGGGSRRCIGLAFAQMEMKLILAKVMKTWSMQLVDTHEIKPQRRGLVTGPNSPINLEIQNTRQPKSANLEPVKV from the coding sequence ATGCGAATACTACCAGGACCAAAAGTACCATCTACTATTCAAGTTTTAAACTGGATATTCAGACCAATGCCTTATATGGTGGAATGTGCTAAAAAGTATGGTGATTTGTTTACTATAAAATTGCAAAGTCACTTACCACCAATTCTATTTGTTCATTCTCCTGAAGCTATTCAGCAAATACTAAGTAATGATCATAAAGACTTGGAAGCACCAGGAGAATTGAATAGTATTTTTGAATATTTACTTGGCAAAAATTCTGTCATTTGTCTCAGTGGTAAAGAACATCAACGGCAACGCCAATTAATTATGCCACCTTTTCATGGGGAAAGAATGCGAAATTATGCTGAATTAATTGAGAATATTACGATAAAAGTTTTTAATCGGCAGCAAAAAAATCAAGCTTTTAATACTAGAGATGTTACCCAAGATATCACTCTTCAGGTAATGATGGAAGCTGTTTTTGGCATTTATGAAGGAGAACGAGCAGGAAAACTTAAACATTTACTTTGTGAAATTTTAGAACAGGGTAGCACTCCTTGGAGGGTGATTTTTCTGTATTTTCCTAAATTCAAAGAGATGTTGGGGATTTCAGAAATTTGGAAACGACAAATGAAGAAACAGGAACAAGCTGATAAACTCATTTATCAGGAAATTCAAGAAAGAAGAGAAAATTTTGATCCTCAGCGGACGGATATTCTTAATTTACTTATGTCTGCTAAAGATGAAAATGATCAACCTATGACTGATGCAGAATTAAGAGATGAATTAATGACTTTATTAGTCGCAGGTCATGAAACTACAGCTACAGCTATTTCTTGGGCTTTTTACTGGATTCATAAACTCCCAGAAGTTCGGGAAAAGCTATTAACAGAATTGGATAGTTTAGGAGAAAATCCTGATTCTAATACCATCTTTAAATTGCCATATTTAACTGCTGTTTGCAACGAAACACTAAGAATATATCCTGTAGCCATGCTAACTTTCCCCAGAAAGGTTAAAACGCCTATTTCTATTTGTGGTTATCAACTTGAACCAGGTACAGTTATCATGGGTTCAATTTATTTAACTCATCACCGCGAAGATATTTATCCTCAACCGGAAAAATTTAACCCAGAACGTTTTTTAGAAAGACAATTTTCACCCTATGAATTTCTACCTTTTGGTGGTGGTTCTAGACGTTGTATAGGTTTAGCATTTGCTCAAATGGAAATGAAATTGATATTAGCTAAAGTCATGAAAACATGGTCTATGCAACTAGTTGATACCCACGAAATCAAACCACAAAGACGGGGGTTAGTTACAGGTCCAAATAGTCCTATAAATTTGGAAATTCAAAATACTCGTCAACCAAAATCTGCAAATTTAGAACCAGTAAAAGTTTAA
- the crtO gene encoding beta-carotene ketolase CrtO produces the protein MQEYDVIIIGAGHNGLVCAAYLLKAGYSVLLLEKRPVPGGAATTEECIPDKAPGFKFNLCAIDHEFIHLGPVVEELELTKYGLEYLECDPVVFCPHPDGKYFLAHKSLEKTCAEIARYNERDAKKYAEFTDYWQRAINAMTPMFNAPPKSIIDIFGNYNLQQVKDLFSVVGSPAKSFDFVRTMLNSAEDILNEWFDEEFLKAPLARLSSELGAPPSQKNLAIGVMMMAMRHNPGMARPRGGTGALVQALVKLVNSKGGVILTDQHVEKILINDAKAVGVRVAGGKEFLAKHGVISNIDAQRLFLQMTEKSDIDAVDPDLWERLERRIINNNETILKIDLALDEPLHFSHHDHKDEYLIGSILIADSMNHVEQAHSKCTLGEIPDSDPSMYVVMPSALDPSLAPPGKHTLWIEFFAPYQIANANGTGLKGTGWTDELKNQVADRVIDKLATYAPNVKKATIARRVESPAELGERLGAYKGNYYHIDMTMDQMIFFRPLPELANYKTPIDNLFLTGAGTHPGGSISGMPGRNCARVFLQNNQPFTQALKDAGNSIKSTVGSVFGMN, from the coding sequence ATGCAAGAATACGACGTTATCATCATCGGCGCTGGACACAACGGTTTAGTTTGTGCAGCTTACTTACTCAAAGCAGGTTATAGCGTCCTTCTATTAGAAAAACGTCCTGTTCCGGGTGGTGCAGCCACAACAGAAGAATGTATTCCAGACAAAGCACCAGGTTTTAAATTTAACTTGTGTGCCATTGACCATGAATTTATTCATTTAGGTCCAGTTGTAGAAGAATTAGAACTAACAAAATATGGTTTAGAATATCTAGAATGTGACCCAGTTGTATTTTGTCCTCACCCCGACGGTAAATATTTCTTAGCTCATAAATCATTAGAAAAAACCTGTGCGGAAATAGCTCGTTACAATGAAAGAGATGCTAAAAAATATGCCGAATTTACAGATTATTGGCAACGGGCAATTAACGCTATGACACCCATGTTTAATGCTCCACCCAAATCAATTATAGATATTTTTGGCAACTACAATCTTCAACAGGTTAAAGATTTATTTTCTGTAGTGGGTTCTCCCGCAAAAAGCTTTGATTTTGTGCGAACAATGCTTAATAGTGCCGAAGATATTCTCAATGAATGGTTTGATGAAGAATTTCTCAAAGCACCCCTAGCTAGACTCTCTTCTGAATTAGGTGCGCCACCTTCTCAAAAAAATCTCGCTATTGGGGTGATGATGATGGCCATGCGTCATAATCCTGGCATGGCTAGACCTCGCGGCGGTACAGGTGCATTGGTGCAAGCATTGGTGAAATTAGTTAATAGCAAAGGTGGGGTAATTCTCACAGACCAGCACGTAGAAAAGATTTTAATTAATGATGCTAAAGCTGTCGGTGTCCGGGTAGCTGGCGGTAAAGAATTTTTGGCTAAACATGGCGTAATTTCTAACATTGATGCCCAAAGATTATTCTTACAAATGACAGAAAAAAGTGATATTGATGCCGTTGATCCTGATTTATGGGAAAGATTAGAACGCCGCATTATCAACAACAATGAAACTATCCTCAAAATAGATTTAGCATTAGATGAACCCTTGCATTTTTCTCATCATGATCATAAAGATGAATATCTCATTGGTTCAATTTTAATTGCTGATTCTATGAATCATGTAGAACAGGCTCATAGTAAATGTACATTAGGCGAAATTCCCGATTCTGACCCCTCCATGTATGTGGTCATGCCTAGCGCCCTTGACCCCAGTTTAGCACCACCGGGAAAACATACTTTATGGATTGAATTTTTTGCACCTTATCAAATTGCTAATGCAAACGGCACAGGTTTAAAAGGGACAGGTTGGACTGATGAATTAAAAAATCAAGTTGCAGATAGAGTAATTGACAAATTAGCAACTTATGCCCCCAATGTGAAAAAAGCAACTATCGCTAGAAGAGTGGAAAGTCCAGCAGAATTAGGAGAAAGATTAGGCGCATACAAAGGGAATTATTATCATATTGATATGACTATGGATCAAATGATCTTTTTCCGACCTTTGCCAGAATTAGCTAATTATAAAACCCCCATTGATAATCTCTTTTTAACAGGTGCAGGAACACACCCCGGCGGTTCAATTTCCGGTATGCCAGGACGCAATTGTGCAAGGGTATTTTTGCAGAATAATCAACCCTTTACTCAAGCTTTAAAGGATGCCGGAAACTCGATTAAATCTACAGTTGGTTCTGTATTTGGGATGAATTAG